Within the Streptomyces sp. NBC_00353 genome, the region TGCTCGGCATCGGCACCGACGGGCACATCGGTTTCAACGAGCCGTGCTCCTCGCTCGCGTCCCGCACCCGGATCAAGACGCTGACCCAGCAGACCCGGATCGACAACGCGCGCTTCTTCGACGACGACATCACCCAGGTGCCGCACCACGTGATCACGCAGGGCATCGGCACGATCCTGGAGTCGCGCCATCCGATCCTGCTGGCGACCGGCGAGGGCAAGGCCGAGGCGGTGGCACAGACCGTGGAGGGGCCGGTGGCGGCGTTCGTACCAGCGTCGGCGCTGCAGCTGCATCCGCATGCGACGGTGGTGGTGGACGAGGCGGCGGCGTCGAAGCTGAAGCTGGCGGACTACTTCCGCGCCACGTATGCGGCGAAGCCGCGGTGGCAGGGGATCTAGTTTTTTTCCGGATGCGGAAGGGCCGGGGCACCTTGGCGGTGTCCCGGCCCTTCTTCGTTGCTCGAACGCCGGACGGTTCGGCTCAGTCGCCGGACGCGGTCGGGTGGGGTGCTCCCGTGATGGCTTCCGCTGCTGCGACTCCGCAGACTCGTGCCGCTCCGTGGGTCGCTATGTACAGCGCTCCCCTCGGCTCCGCCTGCGGTACGCCCATCTCGACCACCACCGTGTCGGGACGCTCCGCCAGCAGCGTGGTGAGTGCCTGGCTCATCCACGCGTGCCGGTGGGCGTCACGGACGACCGCGACGATGCGCCGCTCCCCCGCGGCCCGCATCACCGAGGCCGCCGGCTCCTCGGTCTCGCCGCTGTACGTGTCGGTCGCGGTGCCGGGCAGGACCCGGGCCAGTTCGGCCGCGACGCCCCACGGGGTCTCGTCACCGACCGCTATGTTCGCGACGGGGGTGAACGCGGCCACGTACGCCGGCTCGGTGAGCGGTTCGGCGGCGCCGGTCACCTGCAGCGCGCGACGGGCGGCGACCAGGCCGATGTCGGACGCGATACCGGTGCCGGGCGCGGTCCCCTCCTGCGTCGCCGCGCCCGGCTCCGGGACAGCCCCCCGGGCCCGCTGCGTCCAGGACGCGAGGGCACGTACCCGTGCCGCCGCGTCGGCCAGCCGCTCCTCGGGCAGTTCGCCGGTCCGTACCGCCGCGACCAGCGCGTCGCGCAGCCGCAGCACGGTGG harbors:
- the nagB gene encoding glucosamine-6-phosphate deaminase is translated as MEVVIVPDAKAGGELIAGAIGALLGRKPDALLGVATGSTPLPIYQALAAKVRSGEVDASRARICQLDEYVGLPAGHPESYRSVVLREVVEPLGLSEASFMGPDGTAEDVQAACEAYDKALAAAGGVDLQLLGIGTDGHIGFNEPCSSLASRTRIKTLTQQTRIDNARFFDDDITQVPHHVITQGIGTILESRHPILLATGEGKAEAVAQTVEGPVAAFVPASALQLHPHATVVVDEAAASKLKLADYFRATYAAKPRWQGI